From the genome of Pelobates fuscus isolate aPelFus1 chromosome 11, aPelFus1.pri, whole genome shotgun sequence:
CTGGCCATGTAGCCATTTGGTAAAGTATTAGGTATAAGATCTCCTACAGTAGCAGCTTTTATAATATCCCTAATGCGACTTCAAGCGCTACCCTGAATAAGAAGCCTGTCCCTAATCTACAGTTACTAGATATACAGCCGCCCAACGAATATCTTCTAAGATCAAGTCCGGTATCTAGGTAGACTTGAAAGTAATAGAGCGGAGCAAACTGAGCATTAGGTGGCTAAATCAGCATGTGAGTGATACAAGTGTCTAAAATGTGCAAACACGAGCAGCTCGAGATCTTCAGAGTTACAGGacagcatggaaagggttaagtgAAAGGAAAGCTACACGTTTGCGTGAGCTTGTGGTGGGCAGCAAGTAAGCTGTAGAGTTGATGCATGGGTGTGATGCCAGCTCTGAGAGAGAcagtgtgggtggctcttaaaagagcctttgtgttagcGGGTGGTCAGGGAGGCGGACATttacttggcgctggtgtactttgtgacagccttggtgccctcagacacggcgtgctttgccagctctccgggtagtagcaggcgcacggcagtctggatctcccgggaggtgatggtggagcgcttgttgtagtgagccaggcgagaagcttctcctgcgatgcgctcaaagatatcattgacaaaggagtTCATGATCCCCATTGCCTTGGAGGAGATGCCGGTGTCGGGATGGACCTGCttcagcaccttgtacacgtagatggcatagctctccttcctgctctttctacgcttcttgccatctttcttctgagtcttggtgacggcttttttggagcctttcttGGGGGCTGGTGCGGACTTTGCTGGATCAGGCATGATTAACGCTGTTAGCTCGCGAGCGAATAGCAAGCTGCTTGCTCCGGCGGTTCTATTTATAGGCGGACCATGTAAATGAGGCCCTTCCGCTTCCCTTCCTGCGATTGGTTGCTAAAGTCAGATGACGTAAGGAAGCGGCTGTTTAACACTAGCTCCAGCAATAGATTGGTTCCCTGTATAACGTGTCTCTAATTGGCTGCTTgtaaagtcatccaatcacagagcagagtgtgtttataaatagcctgtggtaggggaggagttttcatcttcttgcattcaaTCAAGAACAAACATGTCTGGCCGCGGAAAGCAAGGTGGAAAGACCCGTGCAAAGGCGAAGACTCGCTCATCCCGAGCGGGACTTCAGTTCCCAGTCGGCAGAGTCCACCGTTTGCTGAGGAAGGGCAATTATGCAGAGCGTGTGGGAGCCGGTGCCCCCGtctatctggctgcagtgctggagtacctgaccgctgagattctggagctggcagggaatgccgctagagacaacaaaaagacccgcatcattccccgccatctccagctcgctgtccgtaacgatgaagagctcaacaaactgctgggaggagtgactatcgcccagggaggtgtcctgcctaacatccaggctgtgctgctgcccaagaagaCCGAGAGCCACAAGCCCAAGAGCAAGTAAAGCGGACAGCTGCTGCACCTGCCTCCCTCACCtaccaaacacaaaggctcttttaagagccacccacgtTCTCCACAAAGAGCCGATTAATTGTTCTGCTGCGCGCAAACCGTTCCCTGTATCTACACACACACCACGCTGGCAGCTCATAAGCAAGCTAAAATATTAGGGCGCTTCTGTCACAGCACTGACTGAGTCCCATTTGCAGTCCATATCCTGTCCAACATTCCAGCTATAGAACTAGTTAAAATCAATGGCTGCCATGCATGTCTATGATAAACGCAGCAGCAAATTAATACCAATTGGggcaagtgtatatagtgtacagGTCCTCTTTTGTTAAGCGGGGCATCTCTACATGTCGCTCACTCTcaggattcccccctctcccGCTGTCTGGAGGACATGCCGGGTGAAACCTACTATGAGCGTTCAAATCCTAGCGGCGCTACAGCTCTGTTGTCTGTGCTGCTGGATGAGTTAACGCAGCCTTAATAGCCTGGCCTCTCGGctgaaaacattgtttcaataagtggatgctttgtaacatttcctgctgctctgtctccTGGAGCTCATTTGTATGGCTACTGAGCGTCCTGTGAGTGAAAGTCCTTTATCAGACGTGGCTTCTATCCCATCGAAAGAAGCGGCCTTTCTGCATGTGTAAGAGGTCAATGTCCCATGCACCCCTCCCCCTCGATAAAGCCTATACAGCTATTAATAAGTATGTTGGGAGGAATACGTCCATTACTGCCCACTGCCATTCCTTTCAACTAGTAGcgtctataataaatgctgtcaggACAGGAAGGGTCACTAAAGGCTTAGATCCCTTCTTTGGGCGCGTGGTCTCAatagatggaggaggggggaggggatgaagcagttgatttgagcgggcattttgaatgtgggggaggggatgagaagcagttgatttgagcgggtattttgaaatggtttactatttgttttcagccaatcagaacataCCACCCACTTGATGAACCAATGAAAACGCCGTATCGGCTATAAAGCCCAGGCTACAGCGAGCAGCGTTCATTCCCTTTCGTTTTGCTACAATGGCCAGAACTAAGCAGACAGCCCGTAAGTCGACCGGAGGCAAGGCTCCCCGCAAGCAGCTAGCCACCAAAGCTGCTAGAAAGAGCGCCCCAGCTACCGGGGGAGTGAAAAAGCCTCACCGTTACCGTCCAGGAACTGTGGCTCTCAGGGAGATCCGCCGTTATCAGAAGTCCACCGAGCTGCTCATCCGCAAGCTGCCCTTCCAGCGCCTTGTCCGTGAGATCGCTCAGGATTTCAAGACTGATCTGCGCTTCCAGAGCTCTGCTGTCATGGCTCTGCAAGAggctagcgaggcttacctggttgGTCTTTTTGAGGATACCAACTTGTGCGCCATCCACGCTAAGAGGGTCACAATCATGCCCAAAGACATCCAGCTGGCTCGTAGGATCCGAGGCGAACGTGCTTAAGTTGAAACCtgctaacacaaaacacaaaggctcttttaagagccaccaaaTCTGCACTCGAACGAGCTCCaacacattcataaaaacgtGTCTTTTAGCCTGTGACTTTGAGCGGGCTAGCTACGGAGCCCACACACTACAATGCTCAAATGTCCCCACATATCCCATTTTCACGTCAGGCAACGATGTAGCCATCATCTCTGCTGGTCTATTTCACTGGCGATTTTACAATAACTTCACTATTTAGAATCCATCGTGTGGAGAGGCAGCAGGAAAAAGACTACTTTTTCGCTTAGAGGAGAATACATAGTTAACACAGGAGTGCATATGCAAAGCtagtaacaatgtttctatttaagtggctgcaagcatgtattaaatgtaggcaacagtaacaatacaccaaaaccagagctttcttgacagtgtgtgtgtacgtacttgCTCATATTTTTTTACATCCCCTACCATTAACAGAAGGCGGCTCCAAATCCTCCGATGGTTCAAAAATGCGGTCTACAAATACAGTGTTTAGCAACCTTTCCCGTCTAGATGTTTGGGAGCAGCCTCTACTACTATCTCCTTCTCGGTGTATCTATGTAGATAGCAGGCAATTTATCaggtgtggaaggggttaaagtgattaggTTCAGTCTTTTAGTGAAAAAGTGGGTGGCCCTGAAAAGGGCCTTTGGGTTAATGGGGTGTGCGGTAAAGTCAAGCCCGAGTTTTAACCTCCGAAGCCATAGAGAGTGCGGCCCTGGCGCTTAAGAGCATAAACTACGTCCATGGCGGTGACAGTCTTCCTCTTGGCATGCTCGGTGTAAGTGACGGCGTCCCGGATGACGTTCTCCAGGAATACCTTCAGCACCCCGCGAGTCTCCTCATAGATGAGGCCGGAAATACGCTTCACGCCTCCCCTGCGAGCAAGGCGACGAATTGCAGGCTTGGTAATGCCCTGGATGTTGTCACGAAGAACCTTCCTGTGACGCTTAGCGCCACCTTTTCCGAGACCCTTTCCTCCTTTGCCTCTGCCAGACATGGTTCTGCTTTTCTTTCTGCACGAACGATATGAGATGCTGTGCAAAGCTCTTCCTTATATACTCCTCGGACGGACCGTATGGGGACCTGCATCAAAGGAGGCAGGCGTTTTAAATACgccccttcactttttttttttcctctcaataATATGCTTAACCCTCTCCTTCCGTGCTCGAAATGGTTCtggcttttaaaaccaaagctgTTTATGCTTCAAAAGATTTCACAATCGTGAAATCTTTTGAAGTATAATCATTTTATCATGTCTTTAGTGTTTCTTTGATAGTCGGCTTAGCTACTGCACAAGGTATCATTTCTTGGGCTTTATCACTCTTTGAATATCGAAATAAGCGCCCGTTTCACACGTGGAGAGAGGACGAGGACAGTCCCTTTTATTATCACCATGTACAAAATCGCAATCCCTAAAATATGTTCTGCTTTATTATCTTACTGAAAAAGGCAATAACATTAAATCTAGTCTGGAAGGACACTGTGtgatattctatatattatatgcgTTTCTCACTAAAACTGGCCTTTCGCAATTTAATGAAGAAACACCCTCAGTATCTTAGAACGGAGGAAATTTctaagccaaaaaaaataaaaaaaatcaacgctCAAGTGTAGCACTGGTATACGGGGACTTGGCCACACCGACAAGATACATTCCTGTGTAATCTTTTCGAGCACTAGATGCTGGGATTACAGGATTCATTAGGTTATTCCTGACTTTAgaatgagggatggagggggaacgatatgtgtgacatgacaccaaaacaaacacgttgccatcactgatatatagctctgaaatgagaatgtggtggctcttacaagagcctttggggtttggaaaataaaattaaatgcgagCAAGGCTTATTTCTTTTTGGGAGCTGCCTTTTTAGCCTTTGCAGGACTCTTTGCGGCTTTGGGTTTGGCTGCCTTTTTGGCAGGGCTCTTCACGGTCTTCTTAGCCGGGCTTTTCACTACCTTCTTGGGCTTGGCGGCTTTGACTTTCTTCGGACTTTTGGTGGCCTTTTTAGCGGAGGCGGCCGGCTTTTTGGCCTTTTTCGGGCTCTTTGCAGCTACCTTCTTAGGTTTGGCTGGAGACTTGGTGGCTTTCTTCGGGGCAGGCTTCTTGACTTTAGCCGGTGCCTTTTTCTTGGTAGCCTTGTCCTTGCTCTCCGCCTGCTTTTTGTTGAGCTTGAAGGAGCCGGAAGCTCCGCTTCCTTTGACCTGGACGAGAGTGCTTTTAGTCACCAAGCCCTTGAGAGCCAGCTTGAGGCGGCTGTTATTCTTTTCCACATCATAACCAGAAGCAGCCAAAGCCTTCTTCAGAGCTGCCAGGGACACCCCGCTGCGCTCTTTAGAAGCGGACACAGCTTTGACAATGAGCTCGGACACGCTAGGACCGGAGGGCTTAGCGGCTTTCTTGACACCGGCTGCTTTCTTGGGCTGCTTCTTCTTGGAGGCGCTTTCTACCGCAGGTGCGGCGGCGGGAGCTGGGGCGGCTTCAGACATGGTCACTATTCTCTATGAAGATCAAGCAATAATACGCGCCCGCAGCAGCCTCCAAATTATACAACTCCAGCTAGCATCTTATTGGCTGATCTAACCACGCTCTGATTGGATACAGTCTTATGACACACCCTCCACTGTCCCTACTCCATCttttcacactctgctctcacactgTGTTTCCGAATGGATAAAACGAATACATTTAGGTAAAATAAGAGGACGGAGGTCGATGCCATCTATCGTGGAATGTACTAAACTATCTAACCAAGAATTCATTAGCAGCTCCATGGGTCCCGAGGGTTGTCACGATCTAGCAGAGCCGGTGAAAGCTGACACATCTCCTTTGGGATGAGCCTGATGTTCTCCACAAACATTACTGTGATAactattaaaagaatatattCCAAGGTTTTCTTTCTCACTCTTATGCAAGAAAGGGAAGGGGCCCGTGTTATCAAGGTGGGTTGAAGCT
Proteins encoded in this window:
- the LOC134576835 gene encoding histone H1B-like, translating into MSEAAPAPAAAPAVESASKKKQPKKAAGVKKAAKPSGPSVSELIVKAVSASKERSGVSLAALKKALAASGYDVEKNNSRLKLALKGLVTKSTLVQVKGSGASGSFKLNKKQAESKDKATKKKAPAKVKKPAPKKATKSPAKPKKVAAKSPKKAKKPAASAKKATKSPKKVKAAKPKKVVKSPAKKTVKSPAKKAAKPKAAKSPAKAKKAAPKKK
- the LOC134576833 gene encoding histone H3, whose protein sequence is MARTKQTARKSTGGKAPRKQLATKAARKSAPATGGVKKPHRYRPGTVALREIRRYQKSTELLIRKLPFQRLVREIAQDFKTDLRFQSSAVMALQEASEAYLVGLFEDTNLCAIHAKRVTIMPKDIQLARRIRGERA
- the LOC134576834 gene encoding histone H4; the encoded protein is MSGRGKGGKGLGKGGAKRHRKVLRDNIQGITKPAIRRLARRGGVKRISGLIYEETRGVLKVFLENVIRDAVTYTEHAKRKTVTAMDVVYALKRQGRTLYGFGG